A single region of the Saprospiraceae bacterium genome encodes:
- the lepA gene encoding translation elongation factor 4, whose product MKNIRNFCVIAHIDHGKSTLSDRLLEFTNTISERDMQAQALDDMDIERERGITIKSHAIQMYYKHTDGQDYTFNLIDTPGHVDFSYEVSRSIAACEGALLLVDASQGIQAQTISNLYLAIEHDLEIIPILNKVDMESAMIDEVSDQIIDLIGCDVEDILLASGKTGQGVTEILAAVVNRIPAPKGDPNAPLQALIFDSVFNSFRGVIAYFRIINGTMRKGDKVQFVNTGKEYVADEIGILQMSQVPKKELSAGNVGYIITGIKISKEIKVGDTITQADRPCEEAIQGFEDVKPMVFAGIFPVDNDDFEDLRDSLEKLQLNDASLVFEPETSVALGFGFRCGFLGMLHLEIIQERLEREYDQNVITTIPNVSYVAYTKKGVEIPIRTPGELPDITVIDRVEEPYISAQIITKPEYVGSIMTLCMEKRGILAKQDYLTQDRIELTFELPLAEIVFDFYDRLKSISRGYASFDYQADNYRPSDLVKLDIRLNGEPVDALSALVHRDKAEAFGRKICKRLKDLLPRQQFMIAIQAAIGAKIIARETISAVRKDVTAKCYGGDITRKRKLLEKQKKGKKKMRQIGNVEVPQKAFLDVLKLD is encoded by the coding sequence ATGAAGAATATCAGGAATTTTTGTGTCATTGCGCATATTGATCATGGGAAGAGTACCTTGTCTGATCGGTTATTGGAATTTACCAATACCATCTCGGAAAGGGATATGCAAGCGCAGGCATTAGATGATATGGATATTGAGCGGGAACGTGGTATCACCATTAAAAGTCACGCTATCCAAATGTATTACAAACATACAGATGGACAGGATTATACATTCAATCTAATTGATACCCCCGGCCATGTTGATTTCTCTTATGAGGTCTCGCGGTCCATTGCCGCTTGCGAAGGAGCCTTACTCCTTGTAGATGCCTCCCAAGGCATTCAGGCACAGACCATCTCCAATCTTTACCTTGCGATTGAACACGACCTGGAAATTATCCCTATCCTGAATAAAGTGGATATGGAAAGTGCCATGATAGATGAGGTATCTGATCAAATTATTGACCTCATCGGGTGCGATGTGGAAGATATTCTGCTCGCCAGTGGAAAAACAGGACAAGGGGTAACCGAAATACTGGCTGCGGTGGTAAACCGTATTCCCGCACCTAAAGGAGACCCCAATGCTCCCCTTCAGGCGCTGATTTTTGATTCTGTTTTTAACTCTTTCCGAGGCGTTATTGCTTATTTCCGAATTATCAATGGAACCATGCGCAAGGGCGATAAGGTTCAATTTGTAAACACGGGAAAAGAATATGTGGCAGACGAGATTGGCATCTTACAGATGAGCCAGGTTCCTAAAAAGGAGCTAAGTGCAGGAAATGTAGGCTATATTATTACTGGTATCAAGATTTCTAAGGAGATTAAAGTCGGAGATACCATAACACAAGCGGATAGACCTTGCGAGGAAGCTATTCAGGGTTTTGAAGACGTCAAACCCATGGTATTTGCGGGTATTTTCCCAGTCGACAATGATGATTTTGAAGACCTCCGGGATAGTCTGGAAAAACTACAGCTCAACGATGCTTCGCTGGTATTTGAACCCGAAACGTCCGTCGCCCTTGGATTTGGTTTCCGCTGCGGTTTTTTGGGTATGCTCCATTTAGAAATTATTCAGGAACGGCTGGAACGAGAGTATGATCAAAATGTCATTACGACCATTCCCAATGTTTCTTATGTCGCTTATACTAAAAAAGGTGTCGAAATTCCCATTCGCACACCAGGAGAACTGCCTGACATTACCGTCATCGATCGCGTAGAAGAACCCTATATCTCGGCTCAGATTATTACCAAGCCTGAGTATGTTGGTTCTATCATGACCCTGTGTATGGAGAAAAGGGGAATCCTCGCCAAACAGGATTACCTGACCCAAGACCGGATTGAGCTCACCTTCGAATTGCCCCTGGCTGAAATCGTCTTCGATTTTTATGATCGCCTGAAATCCATTTCTAGAGGTTATGCTTCTTTTGATTACCAGGCCGACAACTACCGCCCATCGGATTTGGTTAAACTCGACATACGGCTAAATGGTGAACCAGTGGATGCACTATCAGCTTTGGTGCACCGGGATAAGGCCGAGGCTTTCGGTAGAAAAATATGCAAACGCCTCAAGGATTTGCTTCCTCGTCAACAGTTTATGATTGCGATACAAGCAGCCATTGGTGCAAAAATTATCGCGCGGGAAACTATTTCTGCTGTGCGTAAAGATGTTACCGCCAAATGTTATGGCGGTGACATTACCCGTAAACGTAAGCTTTTGGAGAAGCAGAAAAAAGGTAAAAAGAAGATGCGACAGATTGGCAATGTAGAGGTACCCCAAAAGGCATTCCTCGACGTGCTCAAGTTGGACTAA
- a CDS encoding sigma-70 family RNA polymerase sigma factor — translation MDDKTTDIIRLLKQQDKKSIEILYDQYGAALYGVVLKIVQAETLAEDVLQDTFVKIWRNGATYDSDKGTLFTWMLNIARNTAIDTIKSAAYRHGKKIQEVDFSVYDHKDWRVEQHPEHIGLQSAVNGLEEKYRLIIDLAYFQGYTQQEIVEYLSIPLGTVKSRVKIGLRELKKLFLETKVWIWFTYLMLLLEVG, via the coding sequence ATGGATGACAAAACCACCGATATCATTAGGCTGTTAAAGCAGCAGGATAAAAAATCGATTGAAATCCTGTATGACCAATACGGCGCAGCCTTGTATGGGGTGGTGCTGAAGATTGTGCAAGCAGAAACATTAGCGGAAGATGTGCTTCAGGACACCTTTGTTAAAATCTGGCGCAATGGCGCCACGTATGATAGTGACAAGGGTACGTTGTTTACCTGGATGTTGAATATCGCGCGTAATACGGCGATTGATACAATTAAGTCTGCCGCTTATAGACATGGTAAAAAGATCCAGGAAGTAGATTTTTCCGTATATGATCATAAAGATTGGCGGGTAGAGCAGCACCCTGAGCATATTGGGCTTCAATCTGCCGTAAATGGCTTGGAAGAAAAATATCGACTGATTATTGATTTGGCCTATTTTCAGGGATATACCCAGCAAGAGATAGTAGAATACTTGAGCATACCGCTTGGAACGGTTAAATCAAGGGTGAAAATTGGTTTGCGGGAGTTGAAAAAACTGTTTTTAGAAACCAAGGTATGGATTTGGTTTACTTATTTAATGCTTCTTTTAGAAGTAGGGTAG
- a CDS encoding bacteriocin produces the protein MGKPKKSLDDLKKDLKTLQKKDMQKIVGGKNDKKKNKWNNGCGGIVPQ, from the coding sequence ATGGGAAAACCAAAAAAAAGTTTGGATGATCTAAAAAAAGATCTTAAAACCTTACAGAAGAAGGACATGCAGAAGATTGTCGGTGGAAAAAACGACAAAAAGAAGAACAAGTGGAACAATGGTTGTGGAGGCATTGTACCGCAGTAA
- a CDS encoding ion transporter, with product MNKMDRQNSIREKIHEIIFEADTPMGRLFDILLLIVIAISVIIVMLESVDYIQVQYANLFFILEWIFTLIFTLEYILRLYAVYRPFKYMTSFFGIIDLLAILPSYLSLFIAGTHYFIVIRALRLMRIFRIFKLGHFLKESAIITNALRASRAKIFVFLMAVSLLVIIIGAIMYLIEGGNNESFSSIPRSIYWAIVTLTTVGYGDITPVTSLGQFFSAVVMILGYAIIAVPTGIVSAEMVAAKHAQNTQACRFCGREGHDDDAVHCKYCGETLNA from the coding sequence ATGAACAAAATGGATCGTCAGAATAGCATCAGGGAAAAAATCCATGAAATTATCTTCGAGGCAGACACGCCAATGGGGCGACTCTTTGATATTCTACTTTTGATAGTGATCGCGATAAGTGTGATTATTGTCATGCTGGAGAGCGTAGATTATATCCAGGTACAATACGCAAATTTATTCTTTATACTAGAGTGGATTTTTACCCTCATTTTCACCCTTGAATATATCCTTCGTCTTTATGCTGTTTATCGTCCATTTAAATACATGACTAGCTTTTTTGGCATCATTGACTTATTAGCTATTCTCCCCTCCTATTTGAGCTTATTTATTGCTGGTACACATTATTTCATTGTCATCCGAGCCCTGCGCTTGATGCGTATTTTCAGGATCTTCAAATTGGGCCACTTTTTAAAGGAAAGCGCCATCATTACCAACGCTTTAAGGGCTAGTCGGGCTAAAATTTTTGTTTTCCTAATGGCTGTTTCGCTGCTTGTGATTATCATTGGAGCCATTATGTATTTAATTGAAGGTGGGAATAATGAAAGTTTTTCCAGCATACCTCGCAGTATCTACTGGGCGATAGTGACGCTCACGACGGTTGGTTATGGTGACATCACTCCCGTGACCAGCTTAGGACAGTTCTTTTCTGCCGTGGTAATGATTCTAGGTTACGCCATCATCGCCGTTCCGACTGGTATCGTCTCCGCTGAAATGGTAGCGGCCAAACATGCTCAGAATACCCAAGCCTGCCGTTTTTGCGGTAGAGAAGGACATGACGATGATGCGGTTCACTGCAAGTATTGTGGAGAGACATTAAATGCCTAA
- a CDS encoding PhoH family protein, translating to MSDIILSVEGVDPVQLYGENNVKLNLLREAFPEVTITSRGNNIKLNGEKKFTQKAKSKFELMVRLLREHQELPMQMVQDLLSGSNPFESQLSNGNAKTIVHGREGKPIKAKTVNQKKLIEASELNDIVFAIGPAGTGKTYTAVALAVRALKNRQVKKIILTRPAVEAGESLGFLPGDLKEKVDPYLRPLYDALDDMIPAEKLAQFTANRTIEIAPLAFMRGRTLDNAFIILDEAQNCSTLQLKMFLTRLGPSAQCIITGDLSQVDLPYHQKSGLRRAIDLLEHVEGIATVNLTADDVVRHRLVKAIILAYEKSDEEMRRRYDKNRKKEEEEE from the coding sequence TTGAGCGATATCATTTTAAGTGTAGAAGGAGTAGATCCGGTACAACTTTACGGTGAAAACAATGTGAAACTCAATTTATTACGCGAAGCTTTTCCCGAAGTAACGATCACTTCCCGTGGTAATAATATAAAACTCAACGGCGAAAAAAAATTCACGCAAAAAGCAAAGTCTAAGTTTGAACTCATGGTGCGTTTGTTGCGCGAACACCAGGAGTTACCTATGCAGATGGTACAGGACTTGCTAAGTGGCAGCAATCCTTTTGAAAGCCAGCTTAGTAATGGCAATGCCAAGACGATTGTGCATGGCCGTGAGGGTAAGCCGATCAAAGCAAAAACAGTCAACCAAAAGAAACTCATAGAAGCTTCGGAATTAAATGACATCGTCTTTGCCATCGGCCCGGCCGGGACAGGTAAAACCTATACAGCTGTTGCCCTGGCCGTACGCGCCTTGAAAAACCGCCAGGTAAAAAAAATCATCCTTACCAGGCCTGCCGTAGAAGCTGGCGAGAGCCTGGGCTTTCTCCCTGGCGACCTTAAGGAAAAGGTCGATCCATACCTGCGCCCACTTTATGATGCCCTGGATGATATGATCCCCGCTGAAAAATTAGCCCAATTTACAGCTAATCGAACCATCGAAATTGCACCCCTTGCCTTCATGAGGGGCCGTACCCTCGATAACGCCTTTATCATCCTGGACGAAGCACAGAACTGCTCCACCTTGCAACTCAAAATGTTCCTCACTCGACTCGGACCATCGGCTCAGTGCATCATCACTGGCGACCTTTCTCAAGTCGACCTGCCCTATCACCAAAAATCTGGTTTGCGCCGAGCCATCGACCTTCTCGAACATGTTGAAGGCATCGCTACCGTTAACCTGACTGCCGATGATGTGGTGCGTCACAGACTCGTCAAAGCAATTATTCTAGCCTACGAAAAGTCGGACGAGGAAATGCGTAGACGCTATGATAAAAATCGAAAAAAAGAGGAGGAGGAAGAATAA
- a CDS encoding OsmC family protein, which produces MAKSHTYQLTVTWTGNLGEGTKGYRAYSRDHLIRASGKPIILGSADPVFRGDATRYNPEEQLVAAVSACHMLWYLHLCADASITVVSYEDDAWGEMEETANGGGRFKTVVLKPKILILEAECLENAYQLHERAHQLCFIANSVNFPVRHEPSIALQLKEEV; this is translated from the coding sequence ATGGCAAAGTCTCATACCTATCAGTTGACGGTTACCTGGACGGGTAATCTAGGAGAAGGAACAAAGGGTTATAGGGCATACTCAAGAGATCATTTGATTCGAGCTTCGGGCAAGCCAATTATACTTGGTTCTGCTGACCCTGTTTTTAGAGGGGATGCGACGAGGTATAACCCGGAAGAGCAATTAGTGGCAGCTGTTTCGGCCTGCCATATGTTATGGTATTTGCATTTATGCGCAGATGCCAGCATTACGGTCGTGAGTTATGAAGACGATGCCTGGGGGGAAATGGAGGAAACAGCAAATGGGGGTGGCCGTTTCAAAACAGTAGTGCTGAAGCCGAAAATCCTGATTCTGGAAGCGGAATGTTTGGAAAATGCTTATCAATTGCATGAACGAGCCCATCAGTTGTGTTTTATCGCTAATTCAGTGAATTTTCCGGTGCGGCATGAGCCTTCTATTGCATTGCAACTCAAGGAGGAGGTGTGA
- a CDS encoding histidine kinase: MITTLPNVVNFQQYELKLSQQKDPMQRLLLIDQMAGCYTFTNISRALELLEEQAVIFKTHDYPDFKLNYQLNRANIDNQLYNFKSAEQHFLLAIDILEERGTVKQLAETFIDYSGTLMNLERMDEASEQLEKAARQLRNFPDLRLDAYMICREGFMNLHYKNYSKAIELLLKAEKTLYSQGTPLVLKDRYFLTLIHSGLGRVYERNDEYSKSVRSYLKVIEICESMPMRSRLSWHYLNVGNGFMAMNDQENAEAYFQKAIEVIDDNSPHARAGAYANLGFCYFEKELYQEALQLFDRAESLYKENSEEDYYNFSIIESWRGRLYNEIDEPESALQHFAQAYEYASLTEDYKQLASVCKDMAAFYAELEDFKNAYEYQLLHDKFAEKYSEEVNKRQQMELEVQYEADKKKQEAELLRLQATKLQLKALRAQMNPHFMYNALNSIQHFITSNDVSSAAKYLAKFATLMRQSLDHSDLEIISLEKEIDFLENYLYINQKLRFEEMLNYQIIVDDEIEEDILGVPTMIIQPYVENAIEHGLRSRKNGKLTVTFSLSEDEEEEIILCVVEDNGIGREKAQQLKNEDPQFQNHRSKGTRITEERLSILHNSKDELFVEIIDLKDAKTGEATGTRVEIQIPIMEIQVK, encoded by the coding sequence ATGATAACGACACTGCCCAATGTGGTCAACTTCCAGCAATACGAACTGAAGTTGAGCCAACAGAAGGACCCCATGCAGCGCCTTTTACTCATAGATCAAATGGCTGGCTGCTATACCTTTACTAATATTAGTAGAGCCTTGGAACTGCTTGAAGAACAGGCTGTTATATTTAAAACGCACGACTATCCTGATTTTAAATTAAACTATCAGCTCAACCGAGCTAACATTGATAATCAACTTTACAACTTCAAATCGGCCGAACAGCATTTCCTGTTAGCTATAGATATCCTGGAAGAAAGAGGTACCGTTAAACAACTGGCGGAAACCTTTATTGACTATTCTGGTACCTTGATGAACCTGGAGCGGATGGACGAAGCCTCCGAACAGTTGGAAAAAGCCGCTCGACAGTTGAGGAATTTTCCCGACCTCCGCCTGGATGCCTATATGATCTGTCGGGAAGGTTTTATGAACCTCCATTATAAAAATTATTCCAAAGCCATCGAGTTGTTGCTGAAAGCTGAAAAAACCCTTTATTCACAAGGAACTCCGTTGGTGTTAAAAGACCGCTATTTTTTGACCCTCATTCATAGCGGATTAGGTCGGGTATATGAGCGAAATGATGAATACTCCAAAAGTGTCCGATCCTACCTTAAAGTGATTGAAATATGTGAATCGATGCCGATGCGGTCGCGCCTTTCCTGGCATTACCTGAACGTTGGCAACGGGTTTATGGCGATGAATGACCAGGAAAATGCCGAAGCATATTTTCAAAAAGCGATAGAAGTAATCGATGATAACAGCCCTCATGCACGCGCAGGAGCCTATGCCAACTTGGGGTTCTGCTATTTTGAAAAAGAATTATACCAGGAGGCGCTCCAATTATTTGATCGGGCGGAATCACTGTATAAAGAGAATTCGGAAGAAGATTATTATAACTTCTCTATTATCGAATCGTGGCGGGGACGATTATACAATGAGATAGACGAACCCGAATCGGCTTTGCAGCATTTTGCACAGGCTTATGAATATGCCAGCCTTACCGAAGATTATAAACAATTGGCCAGCGTTTGTAAGGATATGGCTGCCTTTTATGCCGAGTTAGAAGATTTCAAAAATGCTTATGAATACCAATTACTCCATGACAAGTTTGCCGAAAAATACTCGGAAGAGGTCAATAAACGGCAACAAATGGAGCTAGAGGTACAATACGAAGCAGATAAGAAAAAACAAGAGGCAGAATTGTTGCGTTTGCAAGCCACCAAGCTACAATTAAAAGCTTTGCGGGCTCAAATGAATCCGCATTTTATGTACAATGCCCTGAATTCCATTCAGCACTTTATCACCTCCAATGATGTGTCTTCAGCCGCCAAATACCTGGCCAAGTTTGCCACCCTCATGCGCCAGAGCCTTGACCATTCCGATTTGGAGATCATTTCCCTCGAAAAAGAAATCGACTTCTTAGAGAATTACCTCTACATCAACCAGAAGCTGCGTTTTGAAGAAATGCTCAATTATCAGATTATTGTTGATGATGAGATTGAAGAAGACATCCTTGGCGTACCTACCATGATTATCCAGCCTTATGTAGAAAATGCCATAGAGCATGGTTTGAGAAGCAGGAAAAATGGTAAGTTGACCGTCACTTTCTCCTTGTCAGAGGACGAAGAAGAGGAAATTATTCTTTGTGTAGTCGAAGATAATGGGATAGGTAGGGAAAAAGCACAGCAATTGAAAAATGAAGATCCTCAGTTCCAGAACCACCGGTCCAAAGGAACCCGGATTACAGAAGAGCGCCTCAGTATCCTGCACAACTCAAAAGATGAACTTTTCGTGGAAATTATAGACCTGAAAGATGCTAAAACGGGAGAGGCGACGGGCACCCGGGTAGAAATCCAGATTCCGATTATGGAGATTCAGGTGAAGTAG
- a CDS encoding fasciclin domain-containing protein: MKKLMFLFASMALMISFSCNNQAQTTAAANAKTATTTAEANMKNTPKDVVDIAIGSADHTTLVAAVKAAGLVETLKSEGPFTIFAPTNAAFASLPEGTVASLLEPANKSTLTSILTYHVISGQLDAAAVVDAIKKGNGMAEVKTIQGGILTAMMKDGAVWLKDEKGSMAQVTATDLKGSNGIIHVINGVVLPK, from the coding sequence ATGAAAAAGTTAATGTTTCTTTTTGCCTCAATGGCCTTAATGATTTCCTTCAGTTGTAACAACCAGGCGCAGACCACAGCTGCCGCAAATGCTAAAACAGCAACAACCACTGCGGAAGCTAATATGAAAAACACGCCGAAAGATGTGGTTGACATTGCCATTGGTTCAGCGGATCACACCACCCTTGTTGCAGCTGTCAAAGCGGCCGGTTTGGTAGAGACCTTGAAAAGCGAAGGTCCTTTCACCATTTTCGCGCCTACCAACGCTGCTTTTGCCAGTCTACCCGAAGGAACGGTTGCTAGCCTCCTGGAACCTGCAAACAAAAGTACACTGACCAGCATTTTGACCTATCACGTCATTAGTGGTCAACTCGATGCTGCGGCAGTCGTTGATGCCATCAAAAAAGGAAATGGTATGGCGGAAGTAAAGACGATCCAGGGTGGTATACTGACCGCCATGATGAAGGACGGTGCAGTTTGGTTGAAAGACGAAAAAGGCAGTATGGCTCAGGTCACTGCGACCGACCTAAAAGGCTCAAATGGTATTATCCACGTTATCAATGGCGTCGTATTGCCTAAGTAA
- a CDS encoding LytTR family DNA-binding domain-containing protein, which translates to MLKAVIIEDELNGLNNLKTLIAKHCEEIEVVGEARTIEEGYELLSEGEIKPDVAFLDISLPDGLVFKLLNQLRPIDFEVIFVTAYHDYAIKACEYSSIGYIIKPIDVDLLVEAVSRIRPKRESEMDKRYELFNHHYSNPNAFTKMSISALDGIYFVNIKDILRFEAEDNYTHIYLHSGERITASKTIKSYEDLLGPFNFYRVHKRHVINLNFMRKFVKGDGGYLIMDDDIKIEVSRRRRPAFMEQMRRLQEGL; encoded by the coding sequence GTGCTAAAAGCAGTTATTATTGAAGATGAGTTAAATGGTTTAAATAATTTAAAAACCCTGATTGCCAAACATTGTGAAGAAATTGAGGTGGTGGGAGAGGCCCGGACCATTGAAGAAGGGTATGAGCTTTTGAGTGAAGGAGAAATTAAACCGGATGTCGCTTTCCTGGATATTAGTTTGCCGGATGGTTTGGTTTTTAAATTGTTGAATCAATTGCGACCGATTGATTTTGAGGTTATTTTTGTTACTGCCTACCATGATTATGCCATAAAGGCTTGTGAATACAGCTCGATAGGTTATATTATTAAACCCATTGATGTGGATTTATTAGTAGAGGCGGTGTCGAGAATTCGACCCAAGCGCGAAAGCGAAATGGACAAGCGCTATGAATTATTCAACCACCATTACAGTAATCCTAATGCATTTACCAAGATGAGCATTTCGGCGCTGGATGGCATTTATTTTGTCAATATCAAAGACATTCTTCGATTTGAAGCGGAAGACAATTATACACACATCTACTTGCATAGTGGAGAGCGGATCACCGCTTCCAAAACCATAAAATCATACGAAGACTTATTAGGGCCATTCAATTTCTACAGGGTTCACAAAAGGCATGTAATCAATCTTAATTTCATGCGCAAATTTGTTAAAGGAGATGGAGGCTATTTAATCATGGATGATGATATAAAAATAGAAGTAAGTCGCCGGAGAAGGCCTGCTTTTATGGAACAAATGAGACGGCTACAAGAAGGATTGTAA
- a CDS encoding anti-sigma factor — translation MDKNQFLASGLLEQYVLGLTSSSETEEVEEWLRLYPELKQEVKVMHDALEKYSLSQGITPPPRLRSKVLNKLDSERLVSGLQVEPNLSSPTQGSRLMNWKTLIWPIAASLAVVILLVKNNDLSHNISSMQAELAQTKAVCEEEAKRFQAFIQHPATQAIKLKGGALAPDAAVTIYWNPDQRLAFLDTSTLPILPDPEKQFQIWADVEGEMINLGLLKQSAKETLQPIAFLEKTESLNLTLEPIGGSAHPHVEFLFASSPI, via the coding sequence ATGGATAAAAATCAATTTCTGGCATCCGGGTTATTGGAACAATATGTTCTGGGATTGACTTCTAGTAGTGAGACGGAAGAAGTAGAGGAGTGGCTTCGCTTATATCCCGAATTGAAGCAGGAGGTCAAAGTTATGCATGATGCTTTGGAAAAATATAGTCTTTCGCAAGGTATTACACCGCCGCCCCGCCTGAGGTCTAAGGTTTTAAATAAATTAGATTCGGAGCGCCTGGTGAGCGGACTCCAAGTAGAACCCAACTTATCTTCACCTACCCAGGGATCCCGTCTCATGAACTGGAAAACCTTGATATGGCCGATTGCTGCGAGTCTGGCCGTGGTCATTTTATTGGTTAAAAACAACGATTTAAGTCATAATATTAGCAGTATGCAGGCGGAATTGGCACAAACAAAAGCCGTTTGTGAAGAAGAAGCAAAACGTTTTCAAGCCTTTATCCAACACCCTGCCACGCAAGCAATCAAGCTCAAAGGAGGCGCATTGGCGCCAGATGCAGCCGTTACCATTTATTGGAATCCTGACCAGCGGTTGGCCTTCTTGGACACTAGTACCTTACCCATCCTTCCCGATCCTGAAAAGCAATTTCAAATTTGGGCAGATGTGGAAGGCGAAATGATAAACTTGGGTCTATTAAAGCAATCTGCAAAAGAAACCCTACAACCTATTGCCTTTCTTGAAAAGACAGAAAGCCTCAATCTGACGCTCGAACCCATCGGCGGAAGCGCCCATCCACACGTAGAATTCCTCTTTGCGAGCAGCCCAATTTAA
- a CDS encoding SAM-dependent chlorinase/fluorinase: protein MSIVTLTSDFGWKDYYLPMIKGAILCKSDKINLVDIVHDIPNYDIVQAAFIFKNCWKSFPPGTIHLISVNDYPEDTSSGFVVIAHEKHYFIGPDNGVFSLIFEEEPFAIYQLEPEPKTSFPLAAIYARAVGHIAAGKPIHEIGLPIKRLVQRITFSPVQSHSQIRGAVIHVDHYENVILNISREIFDQIGQGRDFALYFKRHDPITQLSEQYQDVEVGEVLCLFNAANLLEIAINMGKASSMLGLHMEDTVQIDFRTP, encoded by the coding sequence ATGTCTATTGTAACCCTAACAAGTGATTTTGGTTGGAAAGATTATTATCTCCCGATGATAAAGGGAGCTATCCTTTGTAAAAGCGACAAGATAAATTTGGTAGATATTGTCCATGATATCCCAAATTATGACATTGTTCAGGCCGCTTTTATTTTTAAAAATTGCTGGAAAAGTTTCCCCCCGGGGACGATCCATTTAATTAGTGTCAATGATTATCCGGAGGATACCAGCAGTGGCTTTGTGGTAATAGCTCACGAAAAACACTATTTTATTGGTCCAGATAACGGTGTTTTTTCACTCATTTTTGAAGAAGAACCCTTTGCAATCTATCAGTTGGAGCCAGAGCCAAAGACTTCTTTTCCCTTAGCGGCTATTTATGCAAGGGCCGTTGGACATATTGCAGCTGGCAAACCCATTCATGAAATAGGGTTGCCTATAAAGCGACTGGTCCAACGAATAACGTTTTCACCTGTTCAGAGTCATTCTCAAATCAGAGGTGCCGTTATTCATGTAGATCATTATGAAAATGTGATTCTGAATATTAGCCGTGAAATTTTTGACCAGATTGGTCAAGGGAGAGACTTCGCGCTCTATTTTAAGCGCCACGACCCCATCACCCAGCTGTCGGAGCAGTACCAGGATGTCGAAGTAGGGGAAGTGCTGTGCCTTTTTAACGCGGCCAATTTGCTGGAAATTGCGATCAATATGGGCAAGGCCAGCAGTATGTTGGGACTGCATATGGAAGATACTGTGCAAATTGATTTTAGGACGCCTTAG